The Flexivirga oryzae genome has a segment encoding these proteins:
- a CDS encoding metallopeptidase family protein encodes MPIAMSREEFEDAVGDALDTIPQELLDRLDNVAITVEDEPAPGSAPGLLGLYVGVPLTARDSGYGLGNLPDHIYIFRGPLTRYCRSREELLQQIRVTVLHEIGHHFGISDERLHELGWG; translated from the coding sequence ATGCCCATCGCCATGAGCCGCGAGGAGTTCGAGGACGCCGTCGGCGACGCGCTGGACACCATCCCGCAGGAGCTGCTCGACCGACTGGACAACGTTGCCATCACCGTCGAGGACGAGCCGGCGCCGGGCAGTGCACCGGGTCTGCTCGGGTTGTACGTCGGCGTGCCGCTCACCGCGCGCGACTCCGGGTACGGGCTGGGCAACCTGCCGGACCACATCTACATCTTCCGTGGCCCGCTCACCCGCTACTGCCGTTCCCGGGAGGAGCTCCTGCAGCAGATCCGGGTGACCGTCCTGCACGAGATCGGCCACCACTTCGGCATCAGCGACGAGCGGCTGCACGAGCTGGGCTGGGGCTAG
- a CDS encoding helix-turn-helix transcriptional regulator gives MVSVLGYALLGLLARAPSTGYDLTRVLDRDLSYFWSARHSQIYPELARLERGDHVRHTVISGAGPRPTKRYEITARGRDALTAWLVGEPEESIERNPTMLRISSLWLIDRAAARQLLDGVRRRSTDRLSLYRRFAAEFDAEPGSADPSQPAFATRATLEAGIRSQEARLAWCDWLQERLEGSGR, from the coding sequence GTGGTTTCCGTGCTGGGGTATGCGTTGCTCGGTCTGCTCGCCCGTGCGCCGTCGACCGGGTACGACCTCACCCGGGTGCTGGATCGCGACCTGTCGTACTTCTGGTCGGCGCGGCACAGCCAGATCTACCCGGAGCTGGCGCGGCTGGAGCGCGGCGACCACGTGCGGCACACGGTGATCAGCGGTGCCGGCCCACGACCCACCAAACGCTACGAGATCACCGCGCGAGGCCGGGACGCGCTCACCGCGTGGCTCGTCGGCGAACCGGAGGAGAGCATCGAGCGGAATCCCACCATGCTGCGCATCTCGTCGCTCTGGCTGATCGACCGGGCGGCGGCGCGCCAGTTGCTGGACGGGGTGCGGCGCCGCAGCACCGACCGGCTCAGCCTCTACCGGCGCTTCGCGGCCGAGTTCGACGCCGAGCCGGGGTCGGCCGACCCCTCGCAGCCGGCCTTCGCGACCAGGGCGACCCTCGAGGCGGGCATCCGCAGCCAGGAGGCCCGGTTGGCCTGGTGCGACTGGTTGCAGGAGCGGCTGGAGGGCTCCGGGAGGTGA
- a CDS encoding alpha/beta fold hydrolase: MKVLTYLALGSALVLGACSTASESANTSRPASVAGTSTHPPDAPSPAPTAVGVARCGVDAGVAPRSFTLRVGGAKLPAAAIGTGKDVAVLLHQTDGDGACGWFPVAGMMASHGVRVIAFDLCGYGAAVCPTQAPPPAQQVGAAVDWARAHGARRVTVVGASMGGSVALGTAGTVRPDAVVDLSGPMEWDGVLGSARAAHTLRVPLLGAASKGDPDSDPAALRAAVLASPGTHRFVPAPDGHGVEMLTSYRNSTYVPTALLRTVLRWIEGDFATARRPA; this comes from the coding sequence ATGAAGGTTTTGACATACCTGGCTTTGGGATCCGCGCTGGTGCTCGGAGCGTGCTCGACGGCGTCGGAGTCCGCGAACACGTCGCGACCAGCGTCGGTGGCAGGCACCTCCACGCACCCGCCGGACGCGCCGAGCCCGGCGCCGACGGCCGTCGGCGTCGCCCGGTGCGGGGTCGACGCCGGCGTGGCACCACGTTCGTTCACGCTCCGGGTCGGCGGGGCGAAGCTGCCGGCCGCCGCGATCGGCACCGGGAAGGACGTGGCCGTGCTGTTGCACCAGACCGACGGCGACGGTGCGTGCGGCTGGTTCCCGGTCGCCGGCATGATGGCGTCCCACGGGGTGCGGGTCATCGCGTTCGACCTGTGCGGCTACGGCGCCGCGGTGTGCCCCACCCAGGCGCCGCCGCCCGCACAGCAGGTGGGTGCGGCAGTGGACTGGGCCCGCGCCCACGGAGCCCGGCGGGTGACCGTCGTCGGCGCGTCCATGGGCGGCTCGGTCGCCCTGGGGACGGCCGGCACGGTCCGTCCCGACGCCGTGGTGGACCTGTCCGGCCCGATGGAGTGGGACGGTGTCCTGGGCTCCGCGCGAGCGGCGCACACGCTGCGCGTGCCGCTGCTGGGTGCCGCGTCCAAGGGCGATCCCGACAGCGATCCGGCGGCGTTACGCGCGGCGGTGCTGGCCAGTCCGGGAACGCACCGTTTCGTGCCCGCGCCCGACGGTCACGGCGTCGAGATGCTCACGTCATACCGGAACAGCACTTACGTCCCGACCGCGTTGCTGCGCACCGTGCTCCGGTGGATCGAGGGAGACTTCGCGACCGCGCGGCGCCCGGCGTGA
- a CDS encoding cytochrome c oxidase subunit 4 → MKIEYKMFAIIGVFFAFAGTLYGVWSKWEEPVGSVGLYLSAALCALIGGFLWWTGRKIDLRPDDDPFGEQEDVEGDYGFFSPHSWWPLFLGAALAIVALGLAVGWWLVMLAVPFVALASIGWVFEYFHGEHSI, encoded by the coding sequence ATGAAGATCGAATACAAGATGTTCGCCATCATCGGCGTCTTCTTCGCCTTCGCCGGGACGCTCTACGGCGTCTGGAGCAAGTGGGAGGAGCCGGTCGGCTCCGTCGGTCTCTACCTGTCCGCGGCGTTGTGTGCGCTGATCGGCGGCTTCCTGTGGTGGACCGGTCGCAAGATCGACCTGCGCCCGGACGACGACCCGTTCGGGGAGCAGGAGGACGTCGAGGGTGACTACGGCTTCTTCAGCCCGCACTCCTGGTGGCCGCTGTTCCTCGGCGCAGCGCTGGCCATCGTGGCCCTCGGTCTCGCGGTCGGCTGGTGGCTGGTGATGCTTGCCGTGCCGTTCGTCGCGCTCGCCTCGATCGGCTGGGTCTTCGAGTACTTCCACGGAGAGCACTCCATCTAG
- the ctaD gene encoding cytochrome c oxidase subunit I, with translation MASIVTPRVGDTGDTGDARAAARVRTRHPGRTFVKWITATDHKVIGNLYFITSFAFFLVGGVLALLIRAELVAPGLQIVDNPEQFNQLFTMHGTIMLLLFATPLFAGFANAIMPLQIGSPDVAFPRLNMFAYWLYLFGGLIASAGFLTPQGAASFGWFAYAPLSNATYSPGLGGNLWVFGLALAGFGTILGSVNFITTIVCMRAPGMTMFRMPIFTWGILITSILVLVVFPVLAAALFGLGLDRIMGAHVFDPQTAGAMLWEHMFWFFGHPEVYIIALPFFGIISEVIPVFSRKPVFGYKTLVFATISIAALSVSVWAHHMYATGQVLLPFFAIMTMLIAVPTGVKFVNWVGTMYGGSITFETPMLWAIGFLVTFLFGGLTGVILASPALDFNLTDSYFVVAHFHYVVFGTVVFAMFAGWYFWWPKLTGRMMDERLGKLHFWLLFIGFHTTFLIQHWLGVKGMPRRYADYLPSDDFQWMNDISSVGALILGISMLPFLYNVWKTWRTAPMVEVDDPWGYGASLEWATSCPPPRHNFDSIPRIRSERPAFDLHHPQAAKWSVKPADETLAQLSGAGAARSTDTAGKGE, from the coding sequence ATGGCTAGCATCGTCACGCCACGCGTCGGGGACACCGGCGACACCGGCGACGCGCGCGCAGCCGCTCGGGTCCGCACGCGCCATCCCGGGCGGACCTTCGTCAAGTGGATCACCGCCACCGACCACAAGGTCATCGGCAACCTCTACTTCATCACCTCGTTCGCGTTCTTCCTGGTCGGTGGTGTGCTCGCGCTGCTGATCCGTGCCGAGCTGGTCGCGCCGGGCCTGCAGATCGTGGACAACCCGGAGCAGTTCAACCAGCTGTTCACCATGCACGGCACGATCATGCTGTTGCTGTTCGCGACACCGTTGTTCGCCGGTTTCGCCAATGCGATCATGCCGCTGCAGATCGGCTCGCCCGATGTGGCGTTCCCGCGGCTGAACATGTTCGCCTACTGGCTCTACCTGTTCGGCGGCCTGATCGCCAGCGCCGGGTTCCTGACCCCGCAGGGCGCGGCCTCGTTCGGCTGGTTCGCCTACGCCCCGCTGTCCAACGCGACCTACAGCCCCGGTCTCGGCGGCAACCTGTGGGTGTTCGGTCTGGCGCTCGCCGGTTTCGGCACCATCCTCGGCTCGGTCAACTTCATCACCACGATCGTGTGCATGCGCGCACCCGGCATGACGATGTTCCGGATGCCGATCTTCACCTGGGGCATCCTGATCACCTCGATCCTGGTGCTGGTGGTCTTCCCGGTGCTCGCGGCCGCGCTGTTCGGCCTGGGCCTGGACCGCATCATGGGTGCGCACGTCTTCGACCCGCAGACCGCCGGTGCGATGCTCTGGGAGCACATGTTCTGGTTCTTCGGGCACCCGGAGGTCTACATCATCGCGTTGCCGTTCTTCGGCATCATCTCCGAGGTCATCCCGGTCTTCTCCCGCAAGCCGGTGTTCGGGTACAAGACACTGGTGTTCGCCACCATCTCGATCGCCGCGCTGTCGGTGAGCGTGTGGGCGCACCACATGTACGCCACCGGACAGGTGCTGCTGCCGTTCTTCGCGATCATGACGATGCTGATCGCGGTCCCGACGGGTGTGAAGTTCGTCAACTGGGTCGGCACGATGTATGGCGGATCCATCACCTTCGAGACACCCATGCTCTGGGCGATCGGCTTCCTGGTCACCTTCCTGTTCGGTGGTCTGACCGGCGTCATCCTGGCCAGCCCCGCCCTGGACTTCAACCTGACCGACTCCTACTTCGTGGTGGCGCACTTCCACTACGTGGTGTTCGGCACCGTGGTGTTCGCGATGTTCGCGGGCTGGTACTTCTGGTGGCCCAAGCTGACCGGCCGGATGATGGACGAGAGGCTCGGCAAGCTGCACTTCTGGCTGCTGTTCATCGGCTTCCACACCACGTTCCTGATCCAGCACTGGCTGGGTGTGAAGGGCATGCCCCGTCGTTACGCGGACTACCTGCCGTCGGACGACTTCCAGTGGATGAACGACATCTCCTCGGTCGGCGCGCTGATCCTGGGCATCTCGATGCTGCCGTTCCTCTACAACGTCTGGAAGACCTGGCGCACTGCGCCGATGGTCGAGGTCGACGACCCGTGGGGTTACGGCGCGTCGCTGGAGTGGGCGACCTCCTGCCCGCCGCCGCGGCACAACTTCGACTCCATCCCGCGGATCCGCTCGGAGCGTCCCGCGTTCGACCTGCACCACCCGCAGGCAGCCAAGTGGTCGGTCAAACCGGCCGACGAGACCCTGGCGCAGCTGTCCGGCGCCGGTGCTGCGCGATCGACCGACACTGCCGGAAAGGGCGAGTGA
- the coxB gene encoding cytochrome c oxidase subunit II has product MPGSDNHPVESAPRSQATGRRRRSKVAFGGLIAVSSLLLTGCTPVEKRGYLPKGVTSLSHEITDFWVSAWVWALAVGVITWGMMIYCWIRFRRKKTDVGLPPQVAYHVPIEILFTVVPIFMVAVFFGKTVQMENKMLDTSGTPDVMVNVVAKQWSWDFNYVNSDVYEAGQQADMSAPDPETTIPTLYLPVNKRVEFVLTSRDVIHSFWVIQFLQKMDVIPGKVNKFDVTPTEIGTYQGKCAELCGAYHSQMLFNVKVVSEADYQKKMNQLKARGNVGFLSNALNRDGSILEAQDATKFQQWLPKGVKGSDIVVEGAK; this is encoded by the coding sequence GTGCCCGGATCTGACAACCACCCCGTGGAATCCGCGCCCCGCTCCCAGGCGACTGGGCGGCGGCGGCGCAGCAAGGTCGCCTTCGGAGGCCTCATCGCGGTCAGCTCATTGCTGCTGACCGGCTGCACCCCCGTCGAGAAGCGCGGCTACCTGCCCAAGGGCGTCACCAGCCTGAGCCACGAAATCACCGATTTCTGGGTGTCGGCGTGGGTCTGGGCGCTCGCCGTGGGTGTCATCACCTGGGGCATGATGATCTACTGCTGGATCCGTTTCCGGCGCAAGAAGACCGACGTCGGTCTGCCGCCGCAGGTGGCCTACCACGTGCCGATCGAGATCCTGTTCACCGTCGTGCCGATCTTCATGGTGGCCGTCTTCTTCGGCAAGACCGTGCAGATGGAAAACAAGATGCTCGACACGAGCGGGACGCCGGACGTCATGGTCAACGTCGTCGCCAAGCAGTGGTCCTGGGACTTCAACTACGTCAACTCGGATGTCTACGAGGCGGGCCAGCAGGCCGACATGTCCGCACCGGACCCGGAGACGACCATCCCGACCCTCTATCTGCCGGTCAACAAGCGGGTCGAGTTCGTCCTCACCTCGCGGGACGTCATCCACTCCTTCTGGGTGATCCAGTTCCTGCAGAAGATGGACGTCATCCCCGGCAAGGTCAACAAGTTCGACGTGACTCCGACCGAGATCGGCACCTACCAGGGCAAGTGCGCCGAGCTGTGCGGTGCCTACCACTCGCAGATGTTGTTCAACGTCAAGGTGGTCAGCGAGGCCGACTACCAGAAGAAGATGAACCAGTTGAAGGCGCGGGGCAACGTCGGATTCCTGTCCAACGCGCTGAACAGGGACGGATCGATCCTGGAGGCCCAGGACGCGACGAAGTTCCAACAGTGGCTCCCCAAGGGAGTCAAGGGCTCTGACATCGTCGTCGAAGGAGCGAAGTAA
- the aat gene encoding leucyl/phenylalanyl-tRNA--protein transferase gives MPVEPPPSRWNLDEQRQDDVAQDLIAVGADLEPGTLLAAYRSGMFPMGIGDDGRRPIGWWSPVRRGVFLRGDFHVARSLRRSRHRYRVTTDEAFEQVVDACADPSRTGRWITPDIKAAYRQLHRLGWAHSVEAWDTDGALAGGLYGVCTGGLFAAESMFHRATDAGKVAVWALTRLVFADDDDRRLIDVQWQTDHLATLGVREIPRSDYLRRVVGARELPLPEVWRD, from the coding sequence GTGCCCGTCGAACCACCGCCCAGCAGATGGAACCTCGACGAGCAGCGCCAGGACGACGTCGCGCAGGACCTGATCGCGGTGGGCGCGGACCTGGAGCCCGGCACCCTGCTGGCGGCATACCGCTCCGGAATGTTCCCGATGGGGATCGGCGATGACGGACGCCGGCCGATCGGCTGGTGGTCGCCGGTCCGCCGCGGGGTGTTCCTGCGCGGCGACTTCCACGTGGCGCGCTCGCTGCGGCGCTCCCGGCACCGCTACCGGGTGACGACCGACGAGGCCTTCGAGCAGGTGGTCGACGCCTGCGCGGACCCGTCGCGGACCGGGCGGTGGATCACCCCGGACATCAAGGCCGCCTACCGGCAGCTGCATCGCCTCGGCTGGGCCCACTCGGTGGAGGCGTGGGACACCGACGGAGCCCTCGCCGGCGGGCTGTACGGCGTGTGCACCGGCGGGCTCTTCGCGGCCGAGTCGATGTTCCACCGCGCGACCGACGCCGGAAAGGTCGCGGTCTGGGCGTTGACCCGGCTGGTGTTCGCCGACGACGACGACCGGCGCCTCATCGACGTGCAGTGGCAGACCGATCACCTGGCCACGCTCGGGGTCCGGGAGATCCCGCGCAGCGACTATTTACGACGCGTTGTAGGAGCCCGTGAGCTGCCGCTGCCGGAGGTCTGGCGGGACTGA
- a CDS encoding carbohydrate kinase family protein, with protein sequence MKIAVTGSIATDHLMTFQGRFADSLVVDQLDKISLSFLADDLQIRRGGVAANICFGMANLGLHPILVDAVGEDFADYRSWLERHGVDCESVYVSETRHTARFVCTTDEDMAQIATFYAGAMSEAREIELEPVAQRVGGLDLVMVGPSDPEGMRRHTVECRQRGIPFIADPSQQLAFADGPFIRELISGAQYLFTNEYEAHMTEQKTGWSAEEILQEVGTRVITRGKEGAQILRHGEDPIEVPVAGEVARVDPTGVGDAFRAGFLAGLTWELDLRTCAEIGSMLATYVLETVGTQEYVLRQHDFLTRLGQAYGEQTVAAVQPHLACRRD encoded by the coding sequence ATGAAGATCGCCGTGACCGGATCCATAGCCACCGATCATCTGATGACGTTCCAGGGGCGGTTCGCCGACTCCCTCGTCGTCGACCAGCTGGACAAGATCTCCCTGTCGTTCCTCGCCGACGACCTGCAGATCCGGCGCGGGGGAGTGGCGGCCAACATCTGCTTCGGGATGGCGAACCTCGGCCTGCACCCGATCCTGGTCGACGCGGTCGGCGAGGACTTCGCCGACTACCGGTCCTGGCTGGAACGCCACGGCGTCGACTGCGAGTCGGTCTACGTCTCCGAGACCCGGCACACGGCCCGCTTCGTGTGCACCACCGACGAGGACATGGCGCAGATCGCGACCTTCTACGCGGGTGCGATGAGCGAGGCACGCGAGATCGAGCTCGAACCCGTGGCACAGCGGGTCGGCGGACTCGACCTGGTCATGGTGGGTCCCTCCGACCCCGAGGGGATGCGCCGGCACACCGTCGAGTGCCGCCAGCGCGGCATACCCTTCATCGCCGACCCGAGCCAGCAGCTGGCGTTCGCCGACGGCCCGTTCATCCGCGAACTGATCAGCGGCGCCCAGTACCTGTTCACCAACGAGTACGAAGCGCACATGACCGAGCAGAAGACCGGCTGGAGCGCCGAGGAGATCCTGCAGGAGGTCGGCACCCGGGTCATCACCAGGGGCAAGGAGGGTGCGCAGATCCTGCGGCACGGCGAGGACCCGATCGAGGTGCCGGTCGCGGGGGAGGTCGCCCGCGTCGATCCCACCGGCGTCGGCGACGCGTTCCGGGCCGGCTTCCTCGCCGGGCTGACCTGGGAGCTGGACCTGCGCACCTGCGCCGAGATCGGCTCGATGCTCGCGACCTACGTGCTGGAAACGGTCGGCACCCAGGAGTACGTGCTGCGCCAGCACGACTTCCTCACCCGCCTCGGGCAGGCATACGGCGAGCAGACGGTCGCCGCGGTCCAGCCGCACCTCGCCTGCCGGCGGGACTGA
- a CDS encoding M20/M25/M40 family metallo-hydrolase: MPDAVAALQAAVRRRTVAGNAKDDAEFDGLHADLREQFPRLFATCEQVDLPDHALLLRWPGAADERPLVLMAHQDVVPVNPRDDWTHPAYAGDVVDGVLWGRGTLDCKGSLVAICAAVEELIADGVQPAQDVWLSFGSDEEVFGHTAPAAVAALQERGVQPWLVLDEGGMAVSGAFPGVSAPLAVIGLTEKGVANLELVARAEGGHASMPPKRSAPARLARAILALEKHPAPARLSEPTVEMLRRLAPHTSGPLGMVVGRAAALRRPLAEVFARLGPATAAMARTTYAITQLSGAPANNVLATTATAGVNMRVAIDESAEDAIERVRTVVGDDVEVVVHSCYDPSPVADLGDAFQLLERITREVMPDVVPVPYVVLAGTDARHFQRVWPNCYRFNPFRMSEAQRQSLHNVDEHLEVQSYLEGIAWYRALLRAL; encoded by the coding sequence ATGCCAGACGCCGTCGCCGCACTGCAAGCCGCCGTCCGACGCCGCACGGTCGCCGGGAACGCCAAGGACGACGCGGAGTTCGACGGGCTGCACGCGGACCTGCGCGAGCAGTTCCCCCGGCTGTTCGCCACGTGTGAGCAGGTCGACCTGCCCGATCACGCGTTGCTGCTGCGCTGGCCGGGCGCGGCCGACGAGCGGCCGCTGGTGCTGATGGCCCACCAGGACGTGGTGCCGGTCAACCCACGGGACGACTGGACGCACCCGGCGTATGCCGGCGACGTGGTGGACGGCGTGCTCTGGGGCCGCGGAACGCTGGACTGCAAGGGGTCACTGGTCGCGATCTGCGCCGCGGTCGAGGAACTCATCGCCGACGGCGTGCAGCCCGCACAGGACGTGTGGCTGTCGTTCGGGTCGGACGAGGAGGTGTTCGGCCACACCGCCCCCGCCGCCGTGGCGGCGCTGCAGGAGCGCGGCGTGCAGCCCTGGCTGGTCTTGGACGAGGGCGGTATGGCGGTCAGCGGCGCCTTCCCCGGTGTTTCGGCGCCGCTCGCCGTCATCGGACTGACCGAGAAGGGCGTGGCGAATCTCGAACTCGTCGCACGCGCGGAAGGCGGTCACGCCTCGATGCCGCCGAAGCGCAGCGCGCCGGCCCGGCTGGCCCGCGCGATCCTGGCACTGGAGAAGCACCCGGCACCTGCCCGGTTGTCCGAGCCGACCGTCGAGATGCTGCGGCGGCTCGCACCGCACACCAGCGGGCCGCTCGGCATGGTCGTCGGCCGTGCCGCGGCGTTGCGCCGCCCGCTGGCCGAGGTCTTCGCCCGGCTCGGACCGGCGACGGCGGCGATGGCCCGCACCACGTACGCGATCACCCAGCTGAGCGGCGCCCCGGCGAACAACGTGCTGGCGACGACGGCGACCGCCGGGGTGAACATGCGCGTCGCGATCGACGAGAGCGCCGAGGACGCGATCGAGCGGGTGCGCACGGTCGTCGGAGACGACGTCGAGGTGGTCGTGCACAGCTGCTACGACCCGAGCCCGGTCGCCGACCTCGGCGACGCCTTCCAGCTGCTGGAGCGCATCACCCGCGAGGTGATGCCCGACGTGGTCCCGGTCCCGTATGTCGTGCTGGCCGGCACCGACGCGCGCCACTTCCAGCGGGTCTGGCCGAACTGCTACCGCTTCAACCCGTTCCGGATGAGCGAGGCCCAACGGCAGAGCCTGCACAACGTCGACGAACATCTGGAGGTGCAGTCCTACCTGGAGGGCATCGCCTGGTACCGCGCGCTGCTGCGGGCGCTGTGA
- a CDS encoding MFS transporter, whose protein sequence is MTATRTRPLAGVGAVVGFLVCVEIASGALQGFYTPLYTDIARELGIADADVNWFEAAQLALSAIVVAVLARVADLVGHRQVLIGSTAVTAVATWGVALAPDFWTFLVFWAFAGCYTIWLPLEIAIVHRRAAGDERMTRLAAAVLVCTLEVAVIATALLSGALADRWSMHLVLCVPAVIVTLALPAIWFGVPGVPVQSRERLDVGGAVLIGVGLIGLMAGLILVRVDGPGSPVAIVTLLAGLAVLGWFVRFEREQAQPLIDTRLLFGRGQAPIQLASFFFGFSVLGAQIPLSTFARTDPAVTGYGLGVTAARVSTLIGLYVATLAVGAVLLPAVARRLTARGALAVGSLLVAVGYLLFVPRHGSTGALMVNLAIAGVGSGMLVAGLPAAAAAAAPARHTGVVTGMTNMTKTVGGAIASSLFAIALATTGSIDSDAAQNHAPLHGYLTVWVICGATALLGGLLLLVVRTGEVGVTEREPA, encoded by the coding sequence GTGACGGCCACCCGAACGCGCCCGCTGGCCGGTGTCGGCGCGGTCGTCGGTTTCCTGGTGTGCGTCGAGATCGCCAGCGGCGCACTGCAGGGGTTCTACACCCCGCTCTACACCGACATCGCCCGTGAGCTGGGCATCGCGGACGCCGACGTCAACTGGTTCGAGGCGGCGCAACTCGCGCTGTCCGCGATCGTGGTTGCCGTGCTCGCCCGCGTCGCCGACCTGGTCGGTCACCGGCAGGTGCTGATCGGGTCGACGGCGGTGACGGCGGTCGCGACCTGGGGCGTCGCGCTCGCGCCGGACTTCTGGACGTTCCTGGTCTTCTGGGCGTTCGCCGGTTGCTACACGATCTGGCTGCCGCTGGAGATCGCGATCGTGCACCGTCGCGCCGCCGGCGACGAGCGGATGACCCGGTTGGCCGCTGCCGTCCTCGTCTGCACGCTCGAGGTGGCGGTGATCGCCACGGCCCTGCTGTCCGGTGCGCTCGCCGACCGGTGGTCCATGCACCTGGTCCTGTGCGTTCCCGCGGTGATCGTCACGCTCGCGCTGCCGGCGATCTGGTTCGGCGTGCCCGGCGTACCCGTGCAGTCCCGGGAGCGGCTGGACGTCGGCGGCGCCGTGCTGATCGGTGTCGGGTTGATCGGCCTGATGGCGGGGTTGATCCTGGTCCGGGTGGACGGCCCCGGCAGCCCGGTGGCGATCGTCACCCTGCTGGCCGGTCTCGCGGTGCTCGGCTGGTTCGTGCGGTTCGAGCGGGAGCAGGCCCAGCCGCTGATCGACACCCGGCTGTTGTTCGGCCGGGGTCAGGCGCCGATCCAGCTCGCGTCGTTCTTCTTCGGCTTCTCCGTGCTCGGTGCGCAGATCCCGTTGTCCACGTTCGCCCGCACCGACCCCGCGGTGACCGGATACGGGTTGGGCGTGACCGCGGCGCGGGTGTCCACCCTGATCGGGCTGTATGTCGCGACCCTCGCGGTCGGCGCCGTGTTGCTCCCCGCGGTGGCGCGGCGGCTGACCGCACGCGGGGCACTCGCCGTGGGGTCGCTGCTGGTCGCCGTCGGTTACCTGTTGTTCGTGCCCCGGCACGGCAGCACCGGCGCGTTGATGGTCAACCTGGCGATCGCCGGTGTCGGCTCGGGAATGCTGGTGGCCGGGCTGCCCGCGGCCGCGGCAGCGGCGGCCCCGGCACGTCATACCGGCGTCGTCACGGGTATGACGAACATGACCAAGACGGTCGGCGGTGCGATCGCGAGCAGCCTGTTCGCGATCGCGCTGGCGACGACCGGGTCGATCGACTCCGACGCGGCACAGAACCACGCGCCGCTGCACGGCTACCTGACGGTGTGGGTCATCTGCGGGGCCACGGCCCTGCTCGGCGGGTTGTTGCTGCTGGTGGTGCGCACCGGCGAGGTGGGCGTCACAGAGCGGGAGCCGGCGTGA
- a CDS encoding FAD-binding protein codes for MGSLDDLVHGTVWRPGDHGYADQTTGFNLAVTHSPAVVVAAADAQDVVTAVRFAAQEGLPVAVQTTGHGCHSSFAGGVLITMRAMDQVRIDPATRTATVGGGARWRAVLDAAAPFELGGLCGSTSDVGVVGYTLGGGLPVLGRALGFAADRLRSVDLVSADGRLRTVDADSDPDLFWGLRGGGGSLGVVTSMTFGLVELSRIAAGGVIFDGAHAQEVLAAYTAWVQGVPDDLCSSLAFLRLPPLPEIPEPLRGRFTMHLRVASTGTVADLDRILAPMRACAPVLIDTVGDLPYQQLDTIHQDPDHPVPFAERGVLLDDVTPAFQDAILDHVGPDADCPLLLVELRHLGGALRTAPDGGDAIGARDAAFNFLGIGVPAGPAAAAVGAALDALDAAVRPHSTGRTFVNLHGAPGGTGDRARAWHPEQHDRLSRLKARLDPAVLFGHEHALTPAPAL; via the coding sequence GTGGGCTCCCTCGACGACCTGGTGCACGGCACCGTATGGCGACCCGGTGATCACGGGTACGCCGATCAGACCACCGGCTTCAACCTGGCGGTCACGCATTCACCGGCCGTGGTCGTCGCGGCGGCCGACGCCCAGGACGTCGTGACCGCGGTGCGCTTCGCGGCGCAGGAGGGTCTGCCGGTCGCGGTCCAGACCACCGGGCACGGCTGCCACAGCAGTTTCGCCGGCGGCGTGCTGATCACCATGCGAGCCATGGACCAGGTCCGGATCGATCCGGCGACCCGCACCGCGACCGTCGGCGGCGGTGCCCGGTGGCGTGCGGTGCTGGACGCGGCGGCGCCCTTCGAGCTCGGCGGGCTCTGCGGGTCCACCAGCGACGTGGGGGTCGTCGGTTACACGCTCGGTGGCGGGCTGCCGGTCCTCGGGCGGGCCCTCGGATTCGCCGCGGACCGGCTCCGGTCGGTGGACCTGGTCAGCGCCGACGGGCGACTGCGGACGGTGGACGCCGACAGCGATCCCGACCTGTTCTGGGGGCTGCGCGGGGGAGGCGGCAGCCTGGGCGTCGTCACCTCGATGACCTTCGGGCTGGTCGAACTGTCGCGTATCGCGGCGGGCGGCGTCATCTTCGACGGCGCGCACGCACAGGAGGTGCTTGCGGCATACACCGCCTGGGTGCAAGGGGTGCCGGACGACCTGTGCAGCTCGCTGGCGTTCCTGCGGTTGCCGCCGCTGCCGGAGATCCCGGAGCCGCTACGCGGCCGGTTCACGATGCACCTGCGGGTCGCGTCGACCGGCACCGTCGCGGACCTCGACCGGATCCTGGCACCCATGCGGGCGTGCGCGCCGGTGCTGATCGACACGGTCGGCGACCTGCCCTACCAGCAGCTCGACACCATCCACCAGGACCCCGACCACCCGGTGCCGTTCGCCGAACGCGGTGTCCTGCTGGACGACGTGACCCCCGCGTTTCAGGACGCCATCCTCGACCACGTCGGTCCCGACGCGGACTGCCCGTTGCTGCTGGTCGAGCTACGGCACCTCGGCGGTGCCCTGCGCACCGCCCCCGACGGTGGCGACGCGATCGGCGCACGGGACGCCGCCTTCAACTTCCTCGGCATCGGCGTGCCGGCCGGACCCGCCGCGGCCGCGGTCGGGGCCGCGCTCGACGCACTCGACGCGGCCGTCCGCCCGCACAGCACCGGCCGCACCTTCGTCAACCTGCACGGCGCTCCGGGCGGCACGGGTGACCGCGCCCGCGCGTGGCACCCCGAGCAGCACGACCGGCTGTCGCGGCTCAAGGCGCGCCTGGACCCGGCGGTGCTGTTCGGTCACGAGCACGCGCTCACGCCGGCTCCCGCTCTGTGA